A stretch of Gemmatimonas aurantiaca T-27 DNA encodes these proteins:
- the nuoE gene encoding NADH-quinone oxidoreductase subunit NuoE: protein MTAPTSHETPMPKPPMQNIQHLIPEFERWKQRYPSDFTGSLTIPCLRRIQEERGYIADSDIDELVAYLGVPRMQVDEVIAFYTQFTRVPLGNHHLQVCHNLSCSLRGAEGLVGYLCAKLGIQPGETTADGKFTLSTVECLASCGTAPMMMVNDTYHENLTPASVDALLEDLSK from the coding sequence GTGACCGCGCCGACTTCGCACGAGACACCGATGCCGAAGCCGCCGATGCAGAATATCCAGCATCTCATCCCCGAGTTCGAGCGCTGGAAGCAGCGCTATCCGTCGGACTTTACCGGGTCGCTCACCATCCCGTGCCTGCGCCGCATCCAGGAGGAGCGCGGGTACATCGCCGACAGCGACATCGATGAGCTGGTGGCCTACCTGGGTGTGCCGCGTATGCAGGTGGACGAGGTCATCGCGTTCTACACGCAGTTCACGCGCGTGCCACTCGGCAATCATCACCTGCAGGTGTGTCACAACCTGTCCTGCTCGTTGCGTGGTGCAGAGGGGCTGGTGGGCTATCTGTGCGCCAAGCTGGGCATCCAGCCCGGTGAGACAACGGCCGATGGCAAGTTCACCCTGAGCACGGTGGAGTGCCTCGCGTCCTGCGGCACGGCTCCCATGATGATGGTGAACGACACCTACCACGAGAATCTGACGCCGGCTTCTGTGGATGCGCTGCTCGAGGATCTCTCGAAATGA
- a CDS encoding NADH-quinone oxidoreductase subunit D, with translation MPLSANPVILPPIANPVRAAFGPSRDDTVVVNIGPSHPATHGTVQIIAELDGEKVLRTDVHCGYLHRGFEKECEDHTWHNLIPYVDRLNYCSALINNFAYCDGVEQLMGIEITPRTKYLRTLLSEYSRLADHLTCVAASLMELGAMTAFLYLVTVRDSMYEHLAALTGARVTYSYGRIGGLAADVPDGWFKRLGEILRDYEQYAERVHGLVDRNRIFIDRLRNVGTINTADALHWGFTGPVLRSTGAKRDLRKDTPYLAYAELDFDVPVGIFGDNYDRYYVRMREMDESVYMIRQLMDMIPDGPINVDDRRCVFPEKQLVYSEIESLINHFKLVMEGPAVPAGDAYVAHEGANGELGFYIVSTGEGVPYKVHVRSPSFVHMGGAHRMLDGYQLADIVTSFGSINMIGGECDR, from the coding sequence GTGCCCTTGTCCGCTAACCCCGTCATCCTCCCGCCGATCGCCAATCCGGTCAGGGCGGCCTTTGGGCCGTCGCGTGATGACACGGTGGTGGTGAACATCGGCCCCTCGCACCCGGCCACCCATGGTACGGTGCAGATCATCGCCGAACTCGATGGTGAGAAGGTGCTGCGTACCGATGTGCACTGCGGGTACCTGCATCGCGGATTCGAGAAGGAGTGCGAGGATCACACCTGGCACAATCTCATTCCATATGTCGACCGCCTGAACTATTGCTCGGCGCTGATCAACAACTTCGCGTACTGCGATGGGGTGGAGCAGCTCATGGGCATCGAGATCACGCCACGCACCAAGTACCTGCGCACGCTGCTCTCGGAGTACTCGCGGCTCGCCGACCACCTCACATGTGTGGCGGCCTCTCTCATGGAATTGGGCGCCATGACGGCGTTCCTGTACCTGGTGACGGTGCGTGATTCCATGTACGAGCACCTGGCCGCGCTCACCGGTGCCCGCGTGACGTATTCGTACGGTCGCATTGGTGGCCTGGCGGCGGATGTGCCCGATGGCTGGTTCAAGCGCCTGGGGGAGATCCTGCGTGACTACGAACAGTACGCGGAGCGGGTGCACGGCCTCGTGGATCGGAACCGGATCTTCATCGATCGTCTGCGGAACGTGGGCACGATCAACACCGCGGATGCGCTGCATTGGGGCTTCACGGGCCCGGTGCTGCGCTCCACCGGTGCCAAGCGTGACCTGCGCAAGGATACGCCGTATCTCGCGTACGCTGAACTCGATTTCGACGTGCCGGTGGGCATTTTCGGCGACAACTACGATCGCTACTACGTGCGCATGCGGGAGATGGACGAATCGGTGTACATGATTCGCCAGCTCATGGACATGATTCCCGATGGGCCGATCAATGTCGACGACCGCCGGTGCGTGTTTCCCGAGAAGCAGTTGGTGTACTCGGAAATCGAGTCACTGATCAATCACTTCAAGCTGGTGATGGAAGGCCCGGCCGTACCGGCTGGTGATGCCTACGTCGCCCATGAAGGCGCGAATGGAGAGCTGGGGTTCTACATCGTCAGCACCGGTGAAGGTGTGCCCTACAAGGTGCACGTGCGCTCGCCGAGTTTTGTGCACATGGGTGGTGCGCATCGCATGCTCGACGGATATCAGCTTGCCGACATCGTCACCTCGTTCGGATCGATCAACATGATCGGCGGCGAGTGTGACCGGTGA
- a CDS encoding NADH-quinone oxidoreductase subunit C, protein MTVPVSAPIFAQLEQTLIGQALHEQMVTATTGEDAQAQDAQAPLPLSAARPIRSLGVQHGILVLELLPEALLTVAHRLRDTFGFDLFLDVTAVDWLGQTPRFEVVYHFYATAHHVRVRLKVRVEESLPEVETLTSLYGSAGYMERECHDMYGIVFRGNADLRPILLYEGFVGHPLRKDYPKQQEQPLVPYRPPQSALVR, encoded by the coding sequence GTGACCGTGCCGGTCTCCGCGCCGATTTTTGCGCAGCTCGAGCAGACGCTCATCGGGCAGGCGCTCCACGAGCAGATGGTTACCGCCACCACCGGTGAGGACGCGCAGGCGCAGGACGCGCAGGCGCCTCTCCCGCTGTCGGCCGCCCGTCCGATCCGGTCGCTGGGGGTGCAACACGGCATCCTCGTACTGGAACTGCTCCCCGAAGCCCTGCTCACCGTCGCGCACCGCCTCCGCGATACCTTCGGGTTCGATCTCTTTCTCGATGTCACGGCCGTGGATTGGCTGGGGCAGACGCCCCGCTTCGAAGTGGTCTACCACTTCTATGCCACGGCACACCATGTGCGCGTACGTCTCAAAGTACGGGTGGAGGAGTCTCTTCCCGAAGTGGAGACGCTGACGTCGTTGTACGGGTCCGCCGGATACATGGAGCGTGAATGCCATGACATGTATGGCATCGTGTTCCGTGGAAACGCCGATCTGCGCCCCATTCTGTTGTACGAGGGGTTTGTGGGCCATCCGCTGCGCAAGGACTACCCCAAGCAGCAGGAACAGCCGCTCGTGCCGTACCGTCCGCCGCAGAGTGCCCTTGTCCGCTAA
- a CDS encoding NADH-quinone oxidoreductase subunit B yields the protein MYGKQLPIVDVTRPAPAGSATPGKHATFEYLTTRKDELVGWARKFSLFPYPFVTACCAMEFMAVSASAYDTDRFGAALPRFSPRQADLLMVVGTVTQKQAPILLKVYEQMCEPKWVMAFGVCASTGGFYQNYASLPGIDRIIPVDIYVPGCPPRPEMVIDGIMRLQEKIANGRHPIINDRF from the coding sequence ATGTACGGCAAGCAACTTCCGATCGTGGATGTGACGAGACCGGCGCCCGCCGGATCCGCCACCCCGGGTAAACATGCGACGTTCGAGTATCTGACGACGCGAAAAGACGAACTGGTGGGCTGGGCGCGGAAGTTTTCGCTCTTCCCGTATCCATTCGTCACCGCCTGCTGTGCCATGGAATTCATGGCCGTCAGCGCGTCGGCCTACGATACCGACCGCTTCGGCGCCGCGCTGCCGCGCTTTTCGCCCCGTCAGGCTGACCTGCTGATGGTGGTCGGCACGGTCACCCAGAAGCAGGCGCCCATTCTGCTCAAGGTGTACGAGCAGATGTGCGAGCCGAAATGGGTCATGGCATTCGGCGTCTGTGCCAGCACGGGCGGCTTCTATCAGAACTATGCCTCCCTGCCGGGCATCGATCGCATCATCCCGGTGGACATCTATGTCCCCGGCTGCCCGCCGCGCCCCGAGATGGTGATCGACGGGATCATGCGGCTGCAGGAAAAGATCGCCAACGGGCGACATCCCATCATCAACGACCGATTCTGA
- a CDS encoding NADH-quinone oxidoreductase subunit A, with product MTPYVTFLLYFGAIVGFVGLALALNAILGPKPAMTSTKLEPFECGATIVDVLNVKAVPIKYYAVAILFLLFDLETMFLFIWALGARPLTGFMVFTFFLFTALLVLCLLYVYRARVLDAVTE from the coding sequence ATGACACCATACGTCACGTTCCTACTCTACTTCGGCGCCATCGTGGGGTTTGTCGGCCTCGCGCTCGCGCTGAACGCGATCCTGGGGCCCAAACCGGCCATGACGTCCACCAAACTCGAACCGTTCGAGTGCGGGGCGACGATCGTCGACGTCCTCAATGTGAAGGCGGTGCCGATCAAGTATTACGCGGTGGCCATCCTCTTCTTGTTGTTCGATCTCGAGACCATGTTCCTCTTCATCTGGGCGCTCGGTGCGCGTCCGCTGACGGGATTCATGGTCTTCACCTTTTTCCTGTTCACCGCGCTGCTGGTGTTGTGCCTGCTGTATGTGTATCGCGCGCGGGTGCTGGACGCCGTGACGGAGTAA
- a CDS encoding SusC/RagA family TonB-linked outer membrane protein, with product MFHRAITRRLVAVAALMVFAAPLRAVQAQSGTITGKVTDAATKLPIADVRVVITGTTFEAQTGRDGEFRLINVRPGAVTVSAFRIGYRLKQDTARVAAGETAVLNLEMTASVINLSEVVVTGTAGNQERKAQSALVASVTAADIIKDAPVTNVANLLQSRVPGVSLNASSGTKGTSTQIRIRGASSINLSNQPLIFVDGVRINEGPINIGNGGAGTGGQAYDRFNDLNPEEIESIEVVKGPAAATLYGADASAGVIQIITKKGRAGSNSFQQSLRIEQGSSSVDHIKIPDNYNTCTAALIAPTSTNPLCRGQALNTLVSDNPLERANVFRKGDERVFNYALRGGGQNYGFNVSYGSDNSTGTLPNEGNNRYNVRTNVNYVANQKLNLDLGLGLVQNSTRLPNNDNNVFGWLGGGMLGDPRSRSDAPNRDATFDGWYSNRHFNAINSIDANLLSKRVTSSVTANYAPTSWFTNRFTGGLDYATDIETRFYPRNDSTWYGGLRDGGENQQFSRGAERYTFDYLGNMKKQLGTDWETNLSFGLQTISSRNQLVQSTGIGFVTNSNRSNNSAATTTGSSGFTEQRQYGYLGQLQVGHLNKRFLQVGVRVDRNSSFGTNSPTFVLPKIGGSWAIGEEDFFQPLTNVINTLRLRAAWGTTGRSPNPGQALETLTSASYNLAGTTFAGANLNRPGNPELKPERGTEFEAGLDAGFLSNRVSMELTYFRKQTDDLIIARPIPPSLGYGLNPLANLGSVLNSGVEVGVNVQAVNSSNFRWDVRGAANTLRNELLSLGGQAPFVLGSIGRTLVGQQLGVMTAKVVKSVDLQNGRAVVTDTLTPVGNLFPTLEWNLTNTFTIAKNLRISAMIDAKKDFVVYNNTRNFREAQLIRSNVRLDTTLLSREERIRRYGPFVSEVTGAAVPINDARGAFIEEGDFVRFRELSATYTLPQSIMTKISGRIQNASVTFAMQNVKLWTNYSGFDPELNAQSNAFGREDFLTAPIPRRTVLRFNLNF from the coding sequence ATGTTCCACCGAGCGATCACCCGTCGCTTGGTGGCCGTCGCCGCCCTCATGGTCTTCGCTGCTCCGCTGCGCGCTGTTCAGGCTCAGTCGGGCACGATCACTGGTAAGGTCACCGACGCTGCCACCAAACTTCCCATTGCTGACGTCCGTGTCGTCATCACCGGCACCACCTTCGAAGCCCAGACGGGCCGTGACGGCGAATTCCGCCTGATCAACGTCCGTCCGGGCGCGGTCACGGTGTCCGCGTTCCGCATCGGCTATCGCCTGAAGCAGGACACGGCCCGCGTCGCTGCCGGTGAGACGGCGGTGCTCAACCTCGAGATGACGGCCTCGGTCATCAATCTCTCCGAAGTGGTTGTGACCGGCACCGCCGGCAATCAGGAGCGCAAGGCGCAGTCGGCGCTGGTGGCCTCCGTGACCGCAGCGGACATCATCAAGGATGCCCCCGTCACGAACGTGGCCAACTTGCTGCAGTCCCGCGTGCCGGGTGTCTCGCTCAACGCCTCCTCCGGCACCAAGGGCACGTCCACGCAGATCCGCATCCGTGGCGCGTCCTCCATCAATCTGTCCAATCAGCCGCTGATCTTCGTCGACGGCGTACGGATCAATGAAGGGCCGATCAACATCGGTAACGGTGGCGCGGGTACGGGCGGTCAGGCGTATGACCGGTTCAACGATCTCAATCCCGAAGAAATCGAGAGCATCGAGGTCGTGAAGGGTCCTGCCGCCGCGACGCTCTACGGCGCCGACGCATCGGCCGGCGTGATTCAGATCATCACCAAGAAGGGCCGGGCCGGCTCCAACTCGTTCCAGCAGTCGCTGCGTATCGAGCAGGGATCGTCCAGCGTGGATCACATCAAGATCCCCGACAACTACAACACGTGTACGGCGGCGTTGATCGCCCCCACCAGCACCAATCCGCTGTGCCGTGGCCAGGCGCTCAATACCCTGGTCAGCGACAATCCCCTCGAGCGGGCCAATGTCTTCCGCAAGGGTGACGAGCGGGTCTTCAACTATGCCCTGCGCGGCGGCGGCCAGAACTACGGCTTCAACGTGTCGTACGGTTCCGACAACTCGACGGGCACGCTGCCGAATGAGGGCAACAACCGGTACAACGTCCGTACCAACGTGAACTACGTCGCCAACCAGAAACTCAATCTCGACCTGGGATTGGGCCTGGTTCAGAATAGCACCCGCCTGCCGAACAACGACAACAACGTGTTTGGGTGGCTTGGTGGCGGCATGCTCGGTGACCCGCGTTCGCGCAGTGACGCCCCGAACCGGGACGCGACCTTTGACGGCTGGTACTCGAACCGTCACTTCAACGCGATCAACTCGATCGACGCGAATCTGCTCAGCAAGCGCGTGACCTCCTCCGTCACCGCCAACTACGCGCCGACCTCCTGGTTCACCAACCGGTTCACCGGTGGCCTCGACTACGCGACGGACATCGAAACGCGTTTCTATCCGCGCAACGACAGCACCTGGTACGGTGGCCTGCGCGACGGTGGTGAAAACCAGCAGTTCAGCCGTGGCGCCGAACGCTACACGTTCGACTACCTGGGCAACATGAAGAAGCAGTTGGGAACCGATTGGGAAACCAACCTCTCCTTCGGCCTCCAGACGATCTCTTCGCGCAATCAGCTCGTGCAGTCGACGGGCATTGGGTTCGTGACGAACTCCAATCGCTCCAACAATTCGGCAGCCACGACCACCGGTAGCAGCGGATTCACCGAGCAGCGCCAGTATGGCTACCTGGGCCAGTTGCAGGTCGGCCATCTCAACAAGCGCTTCCTGCAGGTTGGTGTCCGCGTCGACCGCAACTCGTCCTTCGGCACCAATTCGCCGACCTTCGTGCTGCCCAAGATCGGCGGCTCCTGGGCGATCGGGGAAGAGGACTTCTTCCAGCCGCTCACGAACGTCATCAACACGTTGCGCTTGCGCGCCGCGTGGGGCACCACGGGCCGCTCGCCCAATCCGGGACAGGCGCTCGAGACCCTTACGTCTGCGTCGTACAATCTCGCCGGCACCACGTTCGCCGGCGCGAACCTGAACCGCCCGGGCAACCCGGAGCTCAAGCCGGAGCGCGGCACCGAGTTCGAAGCGGGACTCGACGCCGGCTTCCTGAGCAACCGTGTGTCGATGGAATTGACCTACTTCCGGAAGCAGACGGATGATCTGATCATCGCCCGTCCGATTCCGCCCTCCCTCGGCTACGGTCTCAACCCGCTGGCCAACCTGGGCTCCGTGCTGAATTCCGGTGTGGAAGTCGGCGTCAACGTCCAGGCGGTGAACAGCAGCAACTTCCGCTGGGATGTGCGTGGTGCCGCGAACACCCTGCGGAACGAATTGCTCAGCCTTGGCGGACAGGCGCCGTTTGTGCTCGGCTCCATCGGCCGCACCCTGGTGGGACAGCAGCTCGGTGTGATGACGGCCAAAGTGGTCAAGAGTGTGGACCTGCAGAACGGTCGCGCGGTCGTGACCGACACGCTCACACCCGTCGGCAATCTGTTCCCGACTCTTGAGTGGAATCTGACCAACACGTTCACCATCGCGAAGAACCTGCGCATCTCGGCCATGATCGATGCGAAGAAAGACTTCGTGGTGTACAACAACACGCGGAACTTCCGTGAAGCACAACTGATTCGCTCGAATGTGCGCCTGGATACCACCCTGCTGTCGCGGGAAGAGCGCATTCGTCGCTATGGCCCGTTCGTTTCGGAAGTGACCGGTGCGGCGGTGCCCATCAACGACGCGCGTGGCGCTTTCATCGAAGAAGGCGATTTCGTTCGCTTCCGCGAGCTGTCGGCCACGTACACGTTGCCGCAGTCGATCATGACCAAGATCTCCGGCCGCATCCAGAACGCCTCCGTGACGTTCGCGATGCAGAACGTGAAGCTCTGGACCAACTACTCCGGCTTCGATCCTGAACTCAACGCGCAAAGCAATGCGTTCGGACGAGAAGATTTCCTGACGGCACCGATTCCGCGTCGGACGGTGCTGCGCTTCAATCTCAATTTCTGA
- a CDS encoding RagB/SusD family nutrient uptake outer membrane protein translates to MKKITRAVARTTAGTLLAVGAAACGDKFVTVTNPDLIDAGTVDPTASGAMLAASAQQNYVDMIGTLAMYGGWFSEEANVADTFPTRNEFGFRNITDLNTSLNGEVWAPLSRAVASAKLVLDLDLPDKDRNISVARAATFRGFSILQMASDFCTGSFSSGPELTTAQMLDSAIFWFDRANTVGRANASTEAVELANASLVGRARAKLQKGDNAGAAADAALVPAGFVSNMRYTDDAGNRGRLSNDLWSFSFTRGSISVAPWFRQGDPRVTYNIAGGTPPATAVAQDAVPGGFHQQTKFPTFAASIRLASKLEADYIAAEASANPTTQLALIAARRSANGRPAYSGPTDAVSVKTELFNQRALEFFLEGKRVADMRRSPASVAGTVTAAGQPYFKPGYQNVGTNTCYPLPFAERDNNPNMKKGS, encoded by the coding sequence ATGAAGAAGATCACACGCGCGGTTGCGCGCACAACGGCCGGCACGCTGCTCGCTGTGGGAGCCGCAGCCTGCGGAGATAAATTCGTCACCGTCACCAATCCCGATCTCATCGATGCGGGCACCGTAGATCCGACGGCCAGTGGTGCCATGTTGGCGGCATCGGCGCAGCAGAACTACGTGGACATGATTGGCACGCTGGCGATGTACGGCGGCTGGTTCTCGGAAGAGGCCAACGTGGCGGACACGTTCCCGACCCGCAACGAGTTCGGCTTCCGCAACATCACCGACCTCAACACGTCGCTCAACGGCGAAGTGTGGGCCCCGTTGTCACGGGCGGTTGCGTCGGCGAAGCTGGTGCTCGATCTCGACCTGCCGGACAAGGACCGGAACATCTCGGTGGCTCGGGCTGCCACGTTCCGCGGCTTCTCGATTCTGCAGATGGCATCGGATTTCTGCACCGGATCGTTCTCCAGCGGCCCGGAGCTCACCACCGCGCAGATGCTCGACTCGGCCATTTTCTGGTTCGACCGAGCCAATACGGTTGGTCGTGCCAACGCGTCCACAGAGGCCGTGGAACTGGCCAATGCGTCTCTCGTGGGGCGCGCTCGGGCCAAGCTGCAGAAGGGGGACAACGCCGGCGCGGCTGCCGATGCCGCATTGGTACCGGCAGGATTTGTCTCGAACATGCGTTACACGGACGATGCCGGTAATCGTGGCCGACTCAGCAACGATCTCTGGTCATTCTCCTTCACCCGTGGTTCGATCAGCGTGGCCCCGTGGTTCCGTCAGGGTGACCCGCGCGTGACGTACAACATCGCGGGTGGTACCCCGCCGGCCACGGCCGTGGCTCAGGATGCGGTGCCGGGTGGTTTCCACCAGCAGACCAAGTTCCCGACCTTTGCGGCGTCGATCCGTCTCGCATCCAAGCTGGAAGCGGATTACATCGCGGCGGAAGCCTCGGCCAATCCGACCACGCAGCTCGCCCTGATCGCGGCTCGTCGCTCCGCCAACGGACGTCCGGCGTATTCGGGGCCGACGGACGCGGTCAGCGTGAAGACGGAACTGTTCAACCAGCGCGCCCTCGAGTTCTTCCTCGAAGGCAAGCGTGTGGCCGATATGCGCCGCTCGCCCGCTTCGGTTGCCGGCACCGTTACGGCCGCTGGCCAGCCGTACTTCAAGCCTGGCTACCAGAATGTCGGTACGAATACCTGCTATCCGCTTCCGTTCGCGGAACGGGACAACAACCCGAACATGAAGAAGGGTTCCTGA
- a CDS encoding phytoene/squalene synthase family protein yields the protein MSSLHSAGPDAIECARITALHARTFSLASRLLPREKRRAANALYAFCRLADDLVDQQSARSTTDLHQDLLRYRGRLDEALRGTADSAVLRELMWVVRTYEVPSRPLYELIEGVGRDLTTQRYERWTDVSRYCEGVASSVGEMCTHVFGVPATGHDGDDRFSVAIGHARTLGRAMQLTNILRDVGEDARRGRCYLPSEELAQYGLSVDGVLNDPAVALHPGWKPLMQFQITRARQLYAESRPGIAMLAADAQRCAVACARGYAGILDAIEAQHYDTVTRRARMKTPARLRLLWQAWRHRPEHPGTACPSGNSAPWREANAL from the coding sequence ATGAGTTCGCTCCACTCGGCCGGCCCTGACGCCATCGAATGCGCGCGTATCACCGCGTTGCACGCGCGTACGTTTTCGCTGGCCAGCCGTTTGCTGCCCCGGGAGAAACGGCGGGCTGCCAACGCCCTGTATGCGTTCTGCCGGTTGGCAGATGATCTCGTGGACCAGCAGAGCGCTCGGTCCACCACCGATCTGCACCAGGACCTCTTGCGGTATCGGGGGCGTCTCGACGAGGCGCTGCGGGGCACTGCGGACAGCGCCGTTCTGCGGGAACTGATGTGGGTGGTGCGCACCTATGAGGTGCCGTCACGTCCCCTCTATGAACTGATCGAAGGTGTCGGCCGCGACCTCACGACGCAGCGCTACGAGCGCTGGACCGACGTGTCCCGCTATTGTGAGGGTGTGGCCAGCTCGGTCGGGGAGATGTGCACACATGTATTCGGTGTTCCGGCCACGGGACACGATGGTGACGATCGGTTTTCCGTGGCGATCGGCCATGCCCGCACACTGGGCCGGGCGATGCAGTTGACCAACATTCTGCGTGATGTGGGTGAAGACGCGCGCCGAGGACGTTGTTACTTGCCCTCGGAGGAACTCGCGCAGTACGGCCTGTCCGTCGACGGGGTGCTGAACGACCCAGCGGTCGCCCTCCACCCAGGCTGGAAACCGCTGATGCAGTTCCAGATCACGCGTGCCCGCCAACTGTATGCCGAATCGAGGCCCGGTATCGCCATGCTGGCCGCCGACGCACAGCGCTGCGCGGTCGCCTGCGCGCGGGGCTACGCCGGGATTCTCGACGCCATCGAAGCCCAGCACTACGACACGGTGACACGCCGCGCTCGCATGAAGACACCAGCCCGCCTGCGGCTGCTCTGGCAGGCCTGGCGCCATCGCCCTGAGCACCCGGGCACGGCCTGCCCGTCGGGCAATAGCGCACCATGGCGCGAAGCCAACGCCCTGTAA
- a CDS encoding carotenoid biosynthesis protein has translation MNTSPSLLRVAVVALIAHAAMSAFSAFAFSTFLVPPYPDWLQTPTNQRVMALGYTFGGQTTVVLGAVAGLAFLAHAIGRRPALLTFAVAFVLSLSSELAGTATGFPFGAYGYTDQLGYKIGGLVPFNIPTSWFYMLVASLAICGRTITARDDNATKWWWSLMAGLVLTAWDVSMDPAMVKTRHWLWLVGDLSGASSFQQFIGTPFFFGMPLTNWLGWILTGVLVTRAMLTIVPPTVWARQVSPSSLPLALYAVNGLLPLAICFAQDMVLAGVLGTLAMGLPLALALRSPDRAHDMLTAAR, from the coding sequence GTGAATACATCGCCCTCCCTGCTTCGCGTGGCCGTCGTCGCGCTGATCGCGCACGCCGCCATGAGTGCCTTTTCGGCGTTCGCATTTTCCACGTTTCTGGTGCCGCCGTATCCCGATTGGCTGCAGACGCCCACCAACCAGCGGGTCATGGCCCTGGGCTACACGTTCGGTGGACAGACCACGGTGGTGCTGGGGGCCGTTGCGGGGCTGGCATTCTTGGCCCACGCCATTGGTCGGCGCCCGGCCCTACTCACCTTTGCCGTGGCGTTCGTGCTGTCGCTCAGCTCCGAGCTCGCCGGCACGGCAACCGGGTTTCCCTTCGGCGCATACGGTTACACCGATCAACTCGGCTACAAGATCGGTGGACTAGTGCCGTTCAACATTCCCACGTCGTGGTTCTACATGCTGGTGGCCTCATTGGCCATTTGCGGTCGCACGATTACGGCGCGCGATGACAACGCCACCAAGTGGTGGTGGTCGCTGATGGCCGGCCTGGTGCTCACGGCATGGGATGTGTCGATGGACCCGGCCATGGTGAAGACACGGCACTGGCTCTGGCTGGTGGGGGATCTGTCCGGCGCCTCGTCATTCCAGCAGTTCATTGGCACACCGTTCTTTTTCGGCATGCCTCTCACCAATTGGCTGGGGTGGATCCTGACCGGCGTGCTGGTGACGCGGGCCATGCTGACCATCGTGCCGCCCACGGTCTGGGCGCGGCAGGTGTCACCATCGTCGCTGCCATTGGCGCTGTACGCGGTCAACGGCCTGTTGCCACTGGCCATCTGCTTTGCGCAGGACATGGTACTGGCCGGTGTGCTGGGCACACTCGCCATGGGCCTCCCCCTGGCGCTGGCGCTGCGCAGTCCGGACCGGGCGCACGATATGCTTACGGCGGCGCGCTGA